The following coding sequences lie in one Pontibacter sp. G13 genomic window:
- a CDS encoding GTP-binding protein, translating into MSHFQKPVTILTGFLGAGKTTFLNHLLKQNEGKRYAIIENEFGEQGIDGDLVVRPDETIVEMNNGCLCCTLNDNLYDILNDLFDRRDDFDEIIIEATGVADPTGLAEPFVAHPLVKKHFPVKGVICLVDAELIETHLAETEEAKNQVAYSDVLLINKTDLVSEGYLQELEGKLRQINPLATVQRGNRDAFPVIQLNPDGQSPLDEIFHHTHSHSPSEQETSFPISKPHAHHHHKHTEEIVSLTFFLDQPFDKAMLDRNLYLYLLIQSKGLYRMKGLAWVEGSDEQYVVQSVGKRLDIEPRGEWPQGEPRKTVMVFIGKDLKREGLEKLLARCISKSSAIH; encoded by the coding sequence ATGAGTCATTTTCAGAAACCCGTCACCATTCTCACAGGCTTTCTCGGCGCTGGCAAAACCACCTTCCTCAATCACTTGCTGAAGCAGAATGAGGGGAAACGATATGCCATCATCGAGAACGAATTCGGAGAGCAGGGGATTGACGGAGATTTGGTGGTTCGTCCTGATGAGACCATTGTGGAAATGAACAACGGTTGTCTGTGCTGCACCCTCAATGACAACCTGTATGATATTCTGAATGATCTATTCGATCGAAGAGACGATTTCGATGAGATCATCATTGAGGCTACGGGGGTTGCAGATCCTACAGGATTGGCTGAGCCGTTTGTGGCACATCCACTGGTCAAAAAGCATTTTCCGGTGAAGGGCGTTATCTGCTTGGTAGATGCCGAACTGATCGAAACCCATCTGGCGGAAACTGAGGAAGCCAAAAATCAGGTGGCATACAGCGATGTGCTTCTGATCAATAAGACTGACTTGGTGAGTGAGGGCTATCTGCAAGAATTGGAAGGAAAGCTGAGACAGATCAATCCCTTGGCAACGGTACAGAGAGGGAATCGGGATGCGTTTCCGGTGATTCAGCTAAATCCGGATGGCCAATCACCGCTGGACGAAATCTTCCATCATACCCATAGTCATTCCCCATCGGAGCAAGAGACCAGTTTTCCGATCTCCAAACCACATGCTCATCATCATCACAAGCATACTGAGGAAATCGTGTCTCTGACCTTTTTTCTAGACCAGCCTTTTGACAAGGCAATGCTAGATCGCAACCTCTACTTGTACTTGCTGATTCAGTCCAAGGGACTGTACAGGATGAAGGGACTTGCTTGGGTAGAAGGTTCTGATGAGCAGTACGTGGTACAATCTGTCGGCAAACGATTGGATATCGAGCCGAGAGGCGAGTGGCCCCAAGGAGAGCCCAGAAAGACTGTGATGGTCTTCATCGGAAAAGATT
- a CDS encoding Fur family transcriptional regulator, whose protein sequence is MGIIRKTRSVQVVLEIFEQTQEAISGVDLVEGLRAEMNKTTVYRILQRLEDHSILHSFMGRDGRKWYAKCRKKIPNSPSKPHPHFQCRKCGKVECLHVEIDIPVLPKHKVDYAEFLLYGHCEECEPCS, encoded by the coding sequence ATGGGAATCATCAGGAAAACCAGATCCGTCCAGGTTGTCCTCGAAATATTCGAGCAGACACAGGAGGCTATTTCGGGAGTGGACCTTGTGGAAGGGCTTCGGGCAGAAATGAACAAGACCACGGTGTACCGCATTCTTCAAAGGCTGGAAGACCATTCCATTCTACATTCCTTCATGGGGCGGGATGGCAGAAAATGGTATGCCAAATGCCGGAAAAAGATTCCAAATTCGCCAAGCAAACCTCACCCTCACTTTCAATGCAGAAAGTGCGGCAAGGTGGAGTGCTTGCATGTGGAGATTGACATTCCAGTCCTTCCCAAACACAAGGTTGATTACGCTGAGTTTTTACTGTATGGGCACTGTGAAGAATGCGAACCCTGTAGCTGA
- a CDS encoding TPM domain-containing protein, which yields MVDQNRQRKPVNSGSLFKRYSLMILMLLPMFGWAQDLPKARGFVNDYAELLSTDQTLRLEQFLTENAERTSNEISVLTINLPDDETPETYTNEVARAWGIGGEKNSNGVLVAIFPNTKQIRIEVGYGLEPVIPDALAFQIIEKEMKPAFRRGDWYTGIAQAVSILTQAGQGEFDEATGKRYYQQERQGDGGGGGMLIMLILFIAVFFFMSRRGGGNDDDDDYRNGRGRRGGGYSHGGWYWWGFPTGGGSSNWGGGSGGGFGGGGFGGGGSFGGFGGGDFGGGGATGGW from the coding sequence ATGGTTGATCAAAACAGGCAGCGAAAACCCGTGAACTCCGGATCGCTGTTCAAAAGATATAGCTTGATGATCCTCATGCTCCTTCCGATGTTTGGATGGGCGCAGGATCTCCCCAAGGCCCGTGGATTTGTCAATGACTACGCGGAACTGCTGAGTACGGATCAGACCTTGAGATTGGAGCAATTCCTCACGGAAAACGCCGAGCGTACCTCCAATGAGATCTCGGTGCTCACCATCAATCTTCCCGATGACGAGACGCCCGAAACTTACACCAATGAGGTGGCCCGTGCATGGGGGATAGGCGGCGAGAAGAACTCCAATGGGGTTTTGGTGGCGATTTTCCCCAACACCAAGCAGATCCGGATCGAGGTAGGCTACGGACTAGAGCCGGTGATCCCGGATGCACTCGCATTCCAGATTATCGAGAAGGAGATGAAACCCGCCTTCCGTCGGGGAGATTGGTACACTGGGATCGCACAGGCAGTGTCAATCCTGACGCAAGCGGGCCAAGGAGAATTTGATGAAGCCACTGGAAAACGCTACTACCAGCAAGAGCGCCAAGGAGATGGCGGTGGAGGCGGAATGCTGATCATGCTCATCCTTTTCATTGCGGTATTCTTCTTCATGAGCAGAAGAGGCGGCGGAAATGACGATGACGACGACTATCGCAACGGACGTGGAAGACGCGGCGGCGGCTATTCACACGGTGGCTGGTACTGGTGGGGATTCCCGACTGGTGGCGGCAGCTCCAACTGGGGCGGCGGAAGCGGCGGTGGATTTGGCGGCGGCGGCTTCGGTGGCGGCGGTAGTTTCGGCGGCTTCGGTGGCGGTGATTTTGGTGGTGGAGGTGCCACAGGCGGCTGGTAA
- a CDS encoding TPM domain-containing protein, with product MGLFQKKTTLENFFSDKQDQQIVEAIQRAERKTSGEIRVHLERSSKGTGEYLRAKQVFHQLNMDQTERRNGVLFYLAVEDHRFAILGDQGIDDAVPADFWVGIADNMKTQFKDHKYAEGLIAGIEAVGEQLQKWFPWEKDDVNELPDEISYG from the coding sequence ATGGGCCTATTCCAAAAGAAAACGACTTTGGAGAATTTTTTCTCCGACAAGCAAGACCAGCAGATTGTCGAAGCGATCCAGCGGGCGGAACGCAAGACATCTGGAGAGATCCGTGTGCATTTGGAGCGCTCCTCCAAGGGTACAGGCGAATATCTCCGAGCCAAGCAGGTCTTCCATCAATTGAACATGGACCAAACCGAGCGGCGAAATGGTGTGCTGTTCTATTTGGCGGTAGAAGATCACCGGTTTGCCATCTTGGGCGATCAAGGAATTGATGATGCCGTTCCTGCAGATTTTTGGGTGGGGATCGCAGATAACATGAAAACCCAGTTCAAGGATCACAAGTATGCCGAAGGACTGATCGCGGGAATCGAGGCGGTGGGGGAGCAACTGCAAAAGTGGTTCCCTTGGGAGAAAGACGATGTGAATGAATTACCTGATGAAATTTCCTATGGTTGA
- a CDS encoding LemA family protein, with translation MQKFFWIFLGLILLVGGCGFVGGKNAYNSMVDKEEQVEAQWAQVENVYQRRMDLIPNIVETVKGYANFEAGTLTEVTSARARVGQMTVDKEVLENPELLQKFNDAQGELTGALNRLMVVSENYPELKANTQFQQLIVELEGSENRIAVERKKFNEAAQDYNKFIRKFPNNIYAGFFNFDDVAYFKAQSGAETAPKVDFNN, from the coding sequence ATGCAAAAGTTTTTTTGGATTTTCCTCGGTTTGATCCTGCTGGTTGGCGGGTGTGGCTTTGTGGGCGGTAAAAATGCCTACAACAGCATGGTGGATAAAGAGGAGCAGGTGGAAGCCCAATGGGCCCAGGTCGAAAACGTCTATCAGCGTCGGATGGACCTGATCCCCAATATCGTGGAAACCGTCAAGGGATACGCCAATTTCGAGGCAGGAACCCTGACCGAAGTTACCTCCGCACGTGCACGAGTAGGCCAGATGACCGTGGACAAGGAAGTCCTCGAGAATCCTGAATTGCTCCAGAAGTTCAATGATGCCCAAGGCGAATTGACCGGAGCCCTCAATCGTCTCATGGTGGTATCTGAAAATTACCCCGAGCTGAAGGCCAATACCCAGTTTCAGCAACTCATCGTGGAACTGGAAGGCTCAGAGAACAGAATCGCTGTCGAGCGCAAGAAATTCAACGAAGCTGCGCAGGATTACAACAAGTTCATCCGCAAGTTTCCCAACAACATCTATGCGGGCTTCTTTAACTTCGACGATGTAGCCTATTTCAAGGCGCAGTCTGGAGCTGAAACCGCCCCCAAGGTGGATTTCAACAACTAG
- the rlmD gene encoding 23S rRNA (uracil(1939)-C(5))-methyltransferase RlmD, with translation MARRIKPFTAEMELIDAASDGRAVARHEGQVIFVEGGVPGDVADIHVFRKHKKSPLGRIEVMKQPSPYRTEAQCKHFENCGGCKWQHMTYEGQLAYKEKQVRDTIERIGKVEVAEHLPILGVDEPFFYRNKLEFSFANKAYLTKEDMPRRDEIDHRVLGFHAPGFFDKVLPIEECMLQLPIVNDIRNELQRYTREQEIEYYDHREHTGIMRSVTFRSSIATGELMMILVVAKDDQEMIDGIFGNLAEKFPEIDHFIWIHSEKLNSSYNDLPYKIWRGKEYLTEKLENYEFRVRPVSFFQTNPKQAEALYGVVRDFLKETLAKSGGIHETIYDLYSGTGSIGIFVSEYARKIVGIEYVESAVADASENVKANGLPEDKFKFFAGDMKKILTDELTQREGHPAVVIADPPRQGMDPKVVRQILKVSPDYVIYVSCKPATQARDLEMMDRFYSVEKMRPVDMFPHTGHVENVVLLKRRDTPLPPPAPKE, from the coding sequence ATGGCAAGAAGAATCAAGCCGTTTACGGCGGAAATGGAATTGATCGATGCGGCCTCAGACGGTCGGGCAGTGGCGAGGCATGAAGGTCAGGTGATCTTTGTGGAAGGCGGTGTGCCCGGCGATGTGGCGGATATTCACGTTTTCAGAAAGCATAAAAAATCTCCCCTCGGCCGAATTGAGGTGATGAAGCAGCCTTCTCCCTACCGGACAGAAGCGCAATGCAAGCACTTCGAAAACTGCGGTGGTTGCAAATGGCAGCACATGACCTACGAGGGGCAACTCGCATACAAGGAAAAGCAGGTCCGTGACACCATCGAGCGGATCGGAAAAGTGGAAGTGGCTGAACATCTGCCCATTCTCGGCGTGGATGAGCCATTTTTCTACCGAAACAAACTGGAGTTTTCCTTTGCCAACAAGGCGTATTTGACCAAGGAGGACATGCCTCGTCGCGACGAAATCGACCATCGGGTGCTCGGATTCCATGCCCCGGGATTCTTCGATAAGGTGCTTCCTATCGAGGAATGCATGCTCCAGCTGCCCATTGTCAATGACATTCGCAACGAACTTCAGCGATACACCCGCGAGCAGGAGATCGAGTATTACGATCATCGCGAGCATACGGGAATCATGCGTTCTGTGACCTTCCGCAGCTCGATTGCTACGGGAGAATTGATGATGATTCTCGTCGTTGCCAAAGACGATCAGGAGATGATTGACGGGATTTTCGGCAATCTGGCGGAGAAATTTCCGGAGATCGACCATTTCATCTGGATTCACAGTGAAAAACTCAATAGCTCCTACAATGACTTGCCATACAAGATCTGGCGAGGTAAAGAGTATTTGACGGAAAAGCTCGAAAACTACGAATTCCGCGTGCGTCCGGTATCGTTCTTCCAGACCAATCCCAAGCAAGCCGAAGCGCTCTATGGCGTGGTGCGTGATTTTCTGAAGGAGACCTTGGCGAAATCCGGCGGCATTCACGAGACGATCTATGACTTGTACTCCGGAACGGGAAGTATCGGGATTTTCGTTTCTGAATATGCGCGCAAGATCGTCGGTATCGAATATGTCGAATCTGCCGTGGCCGATGCCAGTGAAAACGTCAAGGCCAATGGCTTGCCCGAAGATAAGTTCAAGTTCTTTGCGGGGGACATGAAGAAGATCCTCACGGATGAATTGACACAGCGAGAAGGCCATCCAGCTGTAGTGATCGCAGATCCGCCAAGACAAGGCATGGACCCCAAGGTGGTCCGCCAGATCTTGAAGGTATCTCCGGACTATGTGATCTATGTGAGCTGTAAGCCGGCCACCCAAGCGCGGGATTTGGAAATGATGGACCGCTTCTATTCGGTGGAAAAGATGCGTCCGGTAGATATGTTCCCACATACAGGCCACGTGGAAAACGTCGTACTACTCAAGCGTCGCGACACGCCACTCCCGCCGCCAGCGCCGAAGGAGTAA
- a CDS encoding DUF350 domain-containing protein produces the protein MDILSFQSTPFLENAAYLFTYVGLFFFSKFLKDKFSSYDLDQQLTHYDNVAVSVSAAGYFLAITIIFLGAAAGTTSATGEFATEWMLDVLYSIAGILLLQLSRWINAKAILYKFSVDKEIVKDQNPGTGVVEGAVYVASALVIGGSMSGEGAWWSALVFYALGQVCLIAFAWLYVKLSPYSVHDEIERDNTAAGLGFAGGLISIGIILNRAVSGDFVDWSTDLTEFGLDVLIVFVFLAVTRLVFDKLILRKSDLHTEIANDQNLGAGLLEMVVSISFSCVLYAML, from the coding sequence ATGGACATCCTATCATTCCAGTCCACCCCATTTCTGGAAAACGCTGCATACCTGTTCACCTATGTGGGGCTTTTCTTTTTCAGTAAGTTCCTGAAGGACAAGTTTTCCAGCTATGACCTGGACCAGCAACTGACCCATTACGACAATGTCGCTGTATCGGTGAGTGCCGCTGGATACTTCCTGGCGATCACCATCATCTTTTTGGGTGCTGCTGCGGGTACTACAAGTGCCACGGGCGAGTTTGCCACTGAGTGGATGTTGGATGTCCTGTATTCCATTGCCGGAATTTTGCTGCTTCAACTTTCCCGCTGGATCAATGCCAAGGCAATCCTCTACAAATTTTCCGTGGATAAAGAGATCGTCAAAGACCAAAACCCCGGAACTGGTGTCGTGGAGGGTGCTGTGTATGTCGCCTCTGCATTGGTCATCGGTGGTTCCATGTCCGGAGAAGGTGCATGGTGGTCCGCATTGGTATTCTATGCTTTGGGTCAAGTTTGCCTGATTGCCTTTGCATGGTTGTATGTGAAACTCAGCCCATATTCTGTGCATGACGAGATTGAGCGAGACAACACGGCCGCAGGATTGGGATTTGCAGGTGGATTGATTTCCATCGGAATCATCCTGAATCGTGCAGTGTCTGGTGACTTTGTGGATTGGTCGACGGACTTGACGGAATTCGGACTGGATGTGTTGATCGTATTCGTGTTCTTGGCGGTTACTAGATTGGTATTCGACAAACTGATTCTCCGCAAATCCGACCTCCATACTGAGATTGCCAACGATCAGAACTTAGGGGCGGGATTGCTGGAAATGGTCGTTTCCATCAGCTTCTCATGCGTGCTCTACGCCATGCTATAA
- the smpB gene encoding SsrA-binding protein SmpB: MEKGRNTTVISNRKARHEYHIEDTFTAGLVLTGTEVKSLRAGNASLQEAYCYVEKGEAFIKNMNISEYDKGSYNNHEPARLRKLLMKKREIEKIRKGLEQKGYTLVPLKIYFNDRNLAKLDLGLAKGKKVHDKRDDLKAKDTKREIDRQMKDY; the protein is encoded by the coding sequence ATGGAAAAAGGAAGGAACACAACCGTTATCTCAAATCGGAAAGCACGACACGAATACCACATTGAAGACACCTTCACTGCGGGACTGGTCTTGACGGGTACCGAAGTGAAATCGCTGCGGGCAGGAAACGCCAGCTTGCAGGAGGCATACTGCTATGTCGAAAAGGGAGAGGCATTCATCAAAAACATGAACATCTCCGAATATGACAAAGGCAGCTACAACAACCACGAGCCTGCGCGCCTCCGCAAACTCCTCATGAAAAAGCGTGAGATCGAGAAAATCCGCAAAGGCCTCGAACAGAAAGGCTACACCCTCGTCCCGCTCAAGATCTACTTCAATGACCGAAATCTGGCCAAGCTCGACCTTGGACTCGCCAAAGGCAAAAAGGTCCATGACAAACGAGACGACCTCAAAGCCAAAGACACCAAACGCGAGATCGATCGCCAAATGAAAGATTATTGA
- a CDS encoding thioesterase, FlK family, giving the protein MKNLFEKGDQKHLKVAVTDEKLARFDAGLVHPVYSTFALGKDAEWACRLFVLDMKEPGEEGVGAALTIEHVSPAVLGSEVLITATIESIVKRTITCSWEAKVRDRLVAKGTQVQKIVIKERFDTYIAELKSQMG; this is encoded by the coding sequence ATGAAAAATTTATTTGAAAAAGGTGACCAAAAGCATTTGAAAGTGGCAGTGACCGATGAAAAACTCGCCAGATTCGATGCAGGATTGGTCCATCCGGTCTACAGTACCTTCGCCTTGGGCAAGGATGCGGAGTGGGCATGCCGGCTTTTTGTACTCGATATGAAGGAGCCCGGAGAAGAGGGCGTAGGCGCGGCACTGACCATCGAGCACGTTTCTCCGGCGGTCTTGGGGAGTGAAGTCCTGATCACCGCCACCATCGAGTCGATTGTCAAGCGGACGATTACCTGTAGCTGGGAAGCCAAAGTTCGAGACAGATTGGTCGCAAAGGGAACCCAAGTTCAAAAAATCGTGATCAAGGAACGATTCGATACGTATATTGCGGAGCTGAAAAGTCAAATGGGCTGA
- a CDS encoding TetR/AcrR family transcriptional regulator, which produces MSNIPPYQQPESSESIPVKQRILEYAASLFMRFGVRRVTMDDIAKDLGISKKTIYQYFKNKAAILTEASMAHFAEQRTQCSLITDASSNSIEELVKIFRWSLKTITRIPVGVIYDLRKYHPEVWGLLNDFKFHFVNGALIKALTKGQEDGLIRAELNPQILAKLRIGQIDTSLDAHLFPDDVYDQIEVQTHMFEVFIRGIVTEKGLTLFEEYMQEQDA; this is translated from the coding sequence ATGTCAAATATTCCCCCATATCAACAACCAGAGTCCTCTGAATCCATTCCGGTCAAGCAACGCATCTTGGAGTATGCGGCCAGCTTGTTTATGCGGTTTGGGGTTCGGCGGGTGACGATGGACGATATTGCCAAGGATCTGGGGATTTCCAAGAAGACCATATACCAGTATTTCAAGAACAAGGCCGCCATTTTGACGGAAGCATCGATGGCTCACTTCGCAGAGCAGCGGACCCAATGTTCCTTGATTACCGATGCCTCTAGCAACTCGATTGAGGAGTTGGTGAAAATTTTCCGGTGGTCCTTGAAGACCATTACCCGGATTCCGGTAGGGGTCATCTATGACCTTCGAAAGTATCACCCAGAAGTCTGGGGATTGCTCAACGATTTCAAGTTCCACTTCGTCAACGGTGCCCTGATCAAGGCATTGACGAAAGGACAGGAAGATGGATTGATCCGAGCGGAATTAAATCCACAGATCTTGGCAAAATTGCGAATTGGTCAGATAGACACGAGTCTGGACGCACACTTGTTTCCCGACGACGTCTATGATCAAATCGAAGTACAAACGCACATGTTCGAGGTATTTATCCGCGGCATTGTGACCGAGAAAGGCTTAACACTTTTTGAAGAATACATGCAGGAGCAAGATGCTTAG
- a CDS encoding TolC family protein codes for MFNIGRSLRLAVILIVGITASVGARAQDVMQFSLEEAIQYALSNNYELKSTRFEEYKARAQANEILSAGYPQINAKGDMTYYVKIPTSLIPAAAFGGTAEDPPIEVQFGQPWNITGGFEASQLIFDGTFFIGIKGSRVFVELSELETNRSEEDAALTVSKAYLQVLITQENLKLLDANIERLQKLYAETTALNEAGFAEKIDVDRLKINLTNLELERANGARLAQTSLDLLKFQMGIDIHQAVLLTESLEDYAAIPDNLVEVPYVDPTTRIEYSVLETNRKLQLINKKRFQAGYWPTIYGFGAYQWNAQRNEFNFFDGKQPWFPVGTVGLNVSIPIFDGFRKKSQVDQVRYTLNQIDTQMEMLEQSIQLEVKNTHANMIVAYNNLQSLKRNRDLAQEVFDVADTKYKEGVGSSLELNDAESALKEADTNYLRAQFEYLLSRLELSKARGEFARYHR; via the coding sequence ATGTTCAACATAGGACGATCGTTGCGGCTGGCGGTGATCCTCATTGTGGGAATAACCGCATCCGTCGGGGCCAGGGCCCAGGACGTGATGCAGTTCTCGCTGGAGGAGGCCATTCAGTACGCCCTTAGTAACAATTATGAACTCAAGAGCACGCGCTTCGAGGAGTACAAAGCTCGTGCGCAGGCCAATGAGATCCTCTCCGCGGGATATCCGCAGATCAACGCCAAGGGGGACATGACCTACTATGTCAAGATCCCGACAAGCTTGATTCCTGCTGCTGCATTCGGAGGAACGGCCGAAGATCCACCGATTGAGGTACAATTTGGCCAGCCGTGGAACATCACGGGTGGATTCGAAGCTAGCCAGTTGATTTTCGATGGCACGTTCTTCATTGGGATCAAAGGATCACGCGTTTTCGTGGAATTGTCAGAGCTTGAAACCAATCGCTCTGAGGAAGATGCAGCGCTGACAGTCAGCAAGGCCTACCTGCAAGTGTTGATCACGCAGGAAAACCTCAAGTTGCTGGACGCCAACATCGAGCGCCTTCAGAAGTTGTATGCGGAGACTACTGCACTCAACGAGGCGGGTTTTGCGGAGAAAATTGACGTGGATCGCCTCAAGATCAACTTGACCAACTTGGAATTGGAGCGTGCCAATGGTGCTCGTCTGGCCCAGACCTCTCTGGACCTGCTCAAGTTCCAGATGGGGATTGATATCCATCAGGCCGTGTTGCTGACTGAATCACTGGAAGACTATGCAGCCATTCCGGACAATTTGGTTGAGGTTCCCTATGTTGATCCAACCACGAGAATCGAATACTCGGTACTTGAGACCAATCGCAAGCTTCAACTGATCAACAAAAAGCGCTTTCAGGCTGGATACTGGCCAACGATTTACGGGTTTGGCGCTTACCAGTGGAACGCACAGCGTAATGAATTCAACTTTTTTGATGGCAAACAGCCCTGGTTTCCTGTCGGTACTGTGGGGTTGAATGTAAGCATCCCGATCTTCGATGGTTTCCGCAAGAAGTCTCAGGTGGATCAAGTGCGATACACCCTCAACCAGATCGACACCCAGATGGAAATGCTGGAGCAATCCATCCAGTTGGAAGTCAAGAATACGCACGCCAACATGATCGTCGCCTACAACAATCTCCAATCCCTCAAGCGAAATCGCGATCTCGCTCAGGAGGTGTTCGATGTAGCTGACACAAAATATAAGGAAGGTGTGGGTTCCAGTTTGGAACTCAACGATGCAGAGAGTGCCCTGAAGGAAGCGGACACCAATTACCTCCGGGCTCAATTTGAGTATTTGCTTTCACGCCTAGAACTCTCTAAAGCTCGTGGTGAATTTGCACGCTATCACCGTTAA
- a CDS encoding efflux RND transporter periplasmic adaptor subunit gives MFKIKYTLPMVALAAILVACGGQEPKSLDQKKAALQAKKSQLIALNAEINKLQAEIIEMDPEAKMEARKAPVSVMEVKAEDFQHYVDVQGRVEADQAITVSPQTSGRITKIFVKEGQNVRKGQVLAQLDDAIMQASMAELETSLELATIMFDKQQRLWDQEIGTEVQYLQAKNQKEALERKLGTLQEQLALNKITSPINGTVDVITPKLGELVSPGMPAFNIVNISKLSLKADLSESYVAYIKKGDKVKVDFPNLNTTLDAKVSVVGLSINPISRTFKVEVALPYNKLVKPNMYGRLAINDRTFENALAVPSNLVQTSEVGPFVYVAEKESDKWFARRVSIETGLSYGGMVQVTEGLQDGSKLITAGYKDLSDGQEVSFSTELAGN, from the coding sequence ATGTTCAAGATAAAATATACCCTTCCCATGGTAGCCCTAGCTGCCATTTTGGTTGCCTGCGGTGGCCAAGAACCCAAGAGCCTCGACCAGAAGAAGGCGGCGCTCCAAGCAAAAAAATCTCAGTTGATCGCCCTCAATGCAGAGATCAACAAGCTTCAGGCTGAAATCATCGAGATGGACCCAGAAGCGAAAATGGAAGCCCGCAAGGCTCCTGTTTCCGTGATGGAAGTGAAAGCGGAAGATTTCCAGCACTACGTGGACGTACAAGGCCGTGTAGAAGCTGATCAGGCAATCACCGTTTCCCCACAAACTTCTGGACGAATCACCAAGATCTTTGTCAAGGAAGGTCAAAACGTGAGAAAAGGTCAAGTCCTCGCTCAATTGGATGACGCGATCATGCAGGCGTCCATGGCCGAGTTGGAGACTTCTTTGGAGCTTGCCACCATCATGTTTGACAAGCAGCAACGCCTCTGGGATCAGGAGATCGGTACCGAGGTGCAGTATCTTCAAGCCAAGAACCAGAAGGAGGCACTTGAGCGCAAGCTCGGCACGCTTCAGGAGCAATTGGCCCTCAACAAGATCACTTCCCCCATCAATGGAACTGTGGACGTAATCACCCCAAAATTGGGCGAATTGGTCTCTCCGGGCATGCCAGCCTTCAACATCGTCAATATCTCCAAACTGTCCCTCAAGGCAGATTTGTCGGAATCCTACGTGGCCTACATCAAAAAAGGCGACAAGGTGAAGGTTGACTTCCCAAACTTGAATACGACCCTCGACGCCAAGGTATCCGTGGTGGGATTATCCATCAACCCCATCTCCCGCACCTTCAAGGTTGAGGTAGCACTTCCATACAACAAATTGGTGAAGCCCAATATGTACGGCCGCCTCGCCATCAACGACCGGACCTTTGAAAATGCCTTGGCTGTGCCTTCCAATTTGGTACAGACTTCCGAGGTAGGACCATTCGTGTACGTCGCTGAAAAGGAATCCGACAAGTGGTTTGCGCGCCGCGTGAGCATCGAAACCGGATTGAGCTACGGAGGCATGGTGCAAGTAACCGAAGGACTCCAAGATGGTTCTAAACTGATCACGGCTGGATACAAGGATCTGTCTGACGGACAGGAAGTATCCTTCTCTACAGAATTGGCAGGTAACTAA